DNA sequence from the Oncorhynchus nerka isolate Pitt River linkage group LG9b, Oner_Uvic_2.0, whole genome shotgun sequence genome:
TCTTGGCCCACAGGCTCGCTAGGTTCTTGGCCCACAGGCTCGCTTGGTTCCTGACCCAAAGGCTCACCAACAGACTGATGGCTAGGTTCCTGGCCCACGGGCTGCTCTCCAACAGGTTGCTGGCCCACAGGCTGCTTTCCAACAGGCTCACTAGGTTCTTGACCCACAGGCTCCTGGCCCATAGGTTGCTCTCCAGGTTCATGGCCCACAGACTCTTGGACCACAGGCTGCTCTCCAACAGGTTCCTGGCCCACAAACTCTCCAACATGCTCACTTGGTTCTTGGCCCAAAGGCTGGCCCATAGGCTGCTCTCCAACAGGTTCCTGGCTCAAAGGCTGATCTCCAACAGGTTCATGGCCCACAGGCTCTTGGCCCACAGACTGGCCCACAGACTGGCTAGGTTCCTGGCCCACAGGCTGCTCTCCAACAGGTTGCTGGTTAAGTTCCTGGCCCACAGGCTGCTCTCCAACAGGTTGCTGGCCCACAGGCTGCTCTCCAACAGGTTGCTGGCCCACAGGCTCCCCAACATGCTCACTAGGTTCTTGGCCAAAAGGCTCGCTTGGTTCCTGACCCAAAGGCTTGCCAACAGACTGATGGCTAGGTTCCTGACCCACAGGCTGCTCGCTAGGTTCCTGGCCCACAGGCTGCTCTCCAGGTTCCTGGCCCACAAGCTGCTCTCCCACAGGCTCACTAGGTTCCTGACCCACAGGGTCATTGCCCACGGGCTGCTCTCCAACAGGCTGCTGGCCCACAGGCTCACTAGGATCTTGGTCCACAGGCTCTCCAACATGCTCACTAGGTTCTTGGCCCACAGGCTGCTGGTTAAGTTCCTGGCCCACAGGCTGCTCTCCAACAGGTTGCTGGCCCACAGGCTGCTCTCCAACAGGTAGCTGGCCCACAGGCTCGCTAGGTTCCTGGCCCACAGGCTCCCCAACATGCTCACTAGGTTCTTGGCCCAAAGGCTCGCTTGTTTCCTGACCCAAAGGCTTGCCAACAGACTGGTGGCTAGGTTCCTGACCCACAGGCTGCTCGCTAGGTTCCTGGCCCACAGGCTGCTCTCCCACAGGCTCACTAGGTTCCTGACCCACAGGGTCATGGCCCACGGTCTGCTCTCCAACAGGATCTTGGCCCACAGGCTCTCCAACATGCTCACTAGGTTCTTGGCCCACAGGCTCACCCACCGGCTGCTGGTTAAGTTCCTGGCCCACAGGCTGCTCTCCAACAGGTTGCTGGCCCACAGGCTCGCTAGGTTCCTGGCCCACAGGCTCCCCAACATGCTCACTAGGTTCTTGGCCCAAAGGCTCACTTGGTTCCTGGCCCACGGGCTGCTCTCCAACAGGTTGCTGGCCCACAGGCTGCTCTCCAACACGCTCGCTAGGTTCCCGGCCCACAGGCTCTACGCTAGGTTCCCGGCCCACAGGCTCTACGCTAGGTTCCCGGCCCACAGGCTCTACGCTAGGTTCCCGGCCCACAGGCTCTACGCTAGGTTCCCGGCCCACAGGCTCTACGCTAGGTTCCCGGCCCACAGGCTCTACGCTAGGTTCCCGGCCCACAGGCTTTATAACAACCTGGCTAGGTTCTAGGCCCACAGGCTTGCTAGGTTTTACAGCATACTTCAGGGAATTGCTGCGCACTTCATGATTCCTAGAAACACAGAACAAACCATTACTCAAACTTCAGATTTATAGATGTTGTCAAAGTGAAGTATGCAACAATAGTTACCTCAAGTAGTGGCACTCAATATCAACCATAGCTTTACTTGTGTTCAATATAGAAATGTTAGCAAGAGGTTCTGGCTCATATACAAGAGTGAAGGTGTAGATCAGCACATCCTCAGTCATCTAGGAACAGATCACAAATCATGCATCAGATAATGATATCATCCTTCAGGAAGTTAAACAACAAATGTGACATACCGTCAGCTCACTGCCACAGCCATGCAGCTCTGATTCAAAGGTGAGCACAAGAGCTTCAGCATCCTCCTCAATGGCAGCACAGCATCTTAGAGTGATACGCTCTGGCTGGACGAGCCGGCCAATCCCCAGAAGTTCCTGTTTCACCTCCACATGGACCACACTTTGCCCACACCAAGCCACCACACCGTTGGCTGCCACCTGCTTTAGCCACTGAAACGCTGTAGAATTGCACTCACGCTTCTCAATCGAAGGATAGAGCAAAGTCAGAGggttctcaaatgactgcttgGACTGGAACCTCTCAGGGTCTTCAGCCTGGCTAGTTTCCTGTCCCACGGGCTCCTGCCCCACAGGCTCGACAATGGGCTCACTAGGTTCTTGTCCCACAGGGTCCTCTCCCGCAGGGTCTTCTTGCACTGGATTCTGAGTGTCAAACTGGGCTGAAACTCCACCGTCAAGCAGAAACCCCAATCTCGGATAAAACCATCTGGAGATCCACGCATCACTAACACAGCCAAACGCCACGATCAACAGCAGCACTGCAGACACTGCAGAAACTGCAAACACTTGCCTAAACCCCATCACTCCAAATAGACAAAAGTTATTCTTGTCAATTCTTCCACAAAGTCTGTCAAACCATTTTATAGCCACGATGTCTGACAAAGGCCCCACCCCATTCAGAAATCAGCTTGATTATTGTCCAGACCTGATTAATTAAACAGGCGCTGAAACATGTGAAGTTGATTGTCATTGGTTGCCTTTGTGCACACAAAATCACATACACCTGAAGTTTTATTGAGGAGGGCTCAACTTTAGAGAGTGTTCATAGAAATGTAATATGTAGGACAGACATACTTTTCTATAGTGGATGTTACTCCCAGATCCTGTTGAGCTAACCTTGGTAGAGAAAATTAAGGATTGGTCAGATATCAGTGATATTGGGAAACTGATACACAATTACTATGGTGGAAGTTTTTATGCATTTTTACCGCTTTTCACAGATGAATCCAAGGACCCAGAAAGTGGGCGCACAGCTAGCAGGTGTTTACGTTCCTGAacttgatgtgcagatatgtagaagacTAACAGATGAACTGCCAATATAATCTTTTGAACTGTTGGCGATAGTAGTTTCCCTCCAGTGGGTGGAGGACATACAACCTGTCAGAATTATAGTACGCTCAGATTCCCTGTCTGAATTGAATTGTTCATCATCTGGCTAATCTAATAGGAGTGACCTACTATTGGAGCTATTCATGTTTTTATGGAGAATTGAGAGACAGGGAGTGATGAATGAATGAACGTATGAATGAAATTATAATTCATATCAAACTATATGCTCTCCAATGAAAGGTTGGTAGACCAATATTCAATGGTCAGATTAGTATTTCTCAAGTACAAAAAGTTGCCTGAaaagcagtagtgcactacagacaGATTCTAGTCAGCTGCTGCAGTGCAGGACTGATTTCTGAGAACATGTCTACAACCTCATCAGCAAGCTGTCAAACTATCAGAAGTAAAGAACAAACTACACACAGTTTACCACTGCCCAAAACCACTATCTAGCTAAGTTCCATCCCTGTGTTTGTCAATGAAGCTTGCTAAcagcaaatgtaaaaaaaataaaaaaataaaaatggaattGTATGAGTCACATGTCTTACTTACGGGTCCATTTCCAGCAATGCAGAGCTGAAGTTAACAAGAAATTGAAATcgtgacacaaggaataaatacacagtgaaaaacaaataaaaataatgagtaaaaataacatggctacctgcagggagtaccagtactgagtcgatgttcAGGGGtgcaaggtatttgaggtagctATGTGCTGTACATAGAGCTAAAGTAACTAGGCAACAGAAtaaataatagacagtagcagcagtgtgtgtgtggcgtcagtatgcatatgtgtgcatgtcatgtgtgtgtgggcgtgtgtgtgtgtgtgtgtgtgtgtgttggagtgttagTGAAAGTATGTGTAAGTGTGTGCGCATAgaacagggttccccaactggcggcccgTGGGCCGAATTTCGCCCGCGGATGGTCATATCTGCCCTCCCAAGTTTTCTGAACAAAACATGAAAgactaaaaacaccaggaaatcagctccaagtgattttaatttaagaaCTCTGTTCCAAGGTATTCCCACGCATAGAGACACGTGACCGGTTTGAAATGATGTTTTATTCAAACATATGTTTGGGTTTCTtgaggtcaatttgcagtctacaaatgatt
Encoded proteins:
- the LOC135565719 gene encoding uncharacterized protein LOC135565719, coding for MGFRQVFAVSAVSAVLLLIVAFGCVSDAWISRWFYPRLGFLLDGGVSAQFDTQNPVQEDPAGEDPVGQEPSEPIVEPVGQEPVGQETSQAEDPERFQSKQSFENPLTLLYPSIEKRECNSTAFQWLKQVAANGVVAWCGQSVVHVEVKQELLGIGRLVQPERITLRCCAAIEEDAEALVLTFESELHGCGSELTMTEDVLIYTFTLVYEPEPLANISILNTSKAMVDIECHYLRNHEVRSNSLKYAVKPSKPVGLEPSQVVIKPVGREPSVEPVGREPSVEPVGREPSVEPVGREPSVEPVGREPSVEPVGREPSVEPVGREPSERVGEQPVGQQPVGEQPVGQEPSEPLGQEPSEHVGEPVGQEPSEPVGQQPVGEQPVGQELNQQPVGEPVGQEPSEHVGEPVGQDPVGEQTVGHDPVGQEPSEPVGEQPVGQEPSEQPVGQEPSHQSVGKPLGQETSEPLGQEPSEHVGEPVGQEPSEPVGQLPVGEQPVGQQPVGEQPVGQELNQQPVGQEPSEHVGEPVDQDPSEPVGQQPVGEQPVGNDPVGQEPSEPVGEQLVGQEPGEQPVGQEPSEQPVGQEPSHQSVGKPLGQEPSEPFGQEPSEHVGEPVGQQPVGEQPVGQQPVGEQPVGQELNQQPVGEQPVGQEPSQSVGHL